A portion of the Rhodococcus pseudokoreensis genome contains these proteins:
- a CDS encoding cation acetate symporter: protein MITTLAAATDVGNPLLNIAIFVAFVVITMTIVIRASRTTKKASDFYTGGGQFSGPQNGFAIAGDYLSAASFLGIAGAIAVYGYDGFLYSVGFLVAWLVALLLVAELLRNTGRFTMADVLSFRLKQRPVRMAAALSTLVVSLFYLLAQMAGAGGLVALLLNIDGKVGQAIVVAVVGVLMIVYVLVGGMKGTTYVQMVKAVLLVAGAGIMFFLVLFAVRGNFSQLLADAQATVAGSTNEAIAGRDILAPGAKYGISAMSKLDFISLGIALVLGTAGLPHVLMRFYTVPTAKEARRSVTWAIGLIGAFYLFTLVLGYGAAKMVGPDVILAAPGKENAAAPLLAFELGGTIFLAIISAVAFATILAVVAGLAITASASFAHDIYASVIKRGNASEESQVRVSRITVVVIGLVSIVLGILAMGQNIAFLVALAFAVAASANLPTLLYSLFWKKFNTTGALFSIYGGLISCLLLIVFSPAVSGKPSSMFPTADFDFFPLANPGIVSIPLAFVLGIVGTYVGRGKAEDPAKQAEMEVRSLTGVGVEKAVSH from the coding sequence GTGATCACCACACTCGCCGCAGCCACCGACGTCGGCAACCCGCTCCTCAACATCGCCATCTTCGTGGCGTTCGTCGTGATCACGATGACCATCGTGATCCGCGCGAGCCGCACCACCAAGAAGGCGTCGGACTTCTACACCGGCGGCGGCCAGTTCTCCGGACCGCAGAACGGTTTCGCCATCGCGGGCGACTACCTGTCGGCGGCGTCGTTCCTCGGCATCGCCGGCGCCATCGCGGTGTACGGCTACGACGGCTTCCTGTACTCCGTCGGCTTCCTCGTCGCCTGGCTGGTGGCGCTGCTGCTGGTCGCGGAACTGCTGCGCAACACCGGCCGGTTCACGATGGCGGACGTGCTGAGCTTCCGGCTCAAGCAGCGTCCCGTGCGGATGGCGGCGGCGCTGTCCACGCTGGTGGTCTCGCTGTTCTACCTGCTCGCGCAGATGGCGGGCGCAGGCGGGCTCGTCGCACTGCTGCTGAACATCGACGGCAAGGTCGGTCAGGCAATCGTCGTCGCGGTCGTCGGTGTGCTGATGATCGTCTACGTGCTGGTCGGCGGCATGAAGGGCACCACCTACGTGCAGATGGTCAAGGCGGTGCTGCTGGTCGCGGGCGCAGGCATCATGTTCTTCCTCGTCCTGTTCGCGGTGCGCGGCAACTTCTCCCAGCTGCTCGCGGACGCCCAGGCGACGGTCGCCGGCTCCACGAACGAGGCGATCGCGGGCCGCGACATCCTCGCCCCCGGCGCCAAGTACGGCATCAGCGCGATGAGCAAGCTCGACTTCATCTCGCTCGGCATCGCACTGGTCCTCGGCACCGCGGGCCTGCCGCACGTGCTGATGCGGTTCTACACCGTTCCCACCGCCAAGGAAGCCCGCCGCTCGGTGACCTGGGCGATCGGACTGATCGGCGCGTTCTACCTGTTCACGCTCGTCCTCGGCTACGGCGCCGCCAAGATGGTCGGCCCCGACGTCATCCTCGCCGCACCCGGCAAGGAGAACGCGGCGGCACCGCTGCTCGCATTCGAACTGGGCGGCACCATCTTCCTCGCCATCATCTCCGCGGTGGCGTTCGCGACCATCCTCGCCGTGGTGGCGGGGCTGGCGATCACGGCGTCGGCGTCGTTCGCCCACGACATCTACGCCAGCGTCATCAAGCGTGGAAACGCGTCGGAAGAGTCCCAGGTGCGGGTCTCCCGGATCACGGTCGTCGTGATCGGTCTCGTGTCGATCGTCCTCGGCATCCTCGCCATGGGCCAGAACATCGCGTTCCTGGTGGCGCTCGCCTTCGCGGTGGCCGCCTCGGCCAACCTGCCGACGCTGCTGTACTCGCTGTTCTGGAAGAAGTTCAACACCACCGGCGCCCTGTTCAGCATCTACGGCGGCCTGATCAGCTGCCTCCTGCTGATCGTGTTCTCCCCGGCCGTGTCCGGTAAGCCGTCGTCGATGTTCCCGACCGCCGACTTCGACTTCTTCCCGCTCGCCAACCCGGGCATCGTCTCCATCCCGCTGGCGTTCGTGCTCGGCATCGTCGGCACCTACGTCGGTCGCGGCAAGGCGGAGGATCCCGCCAAGCAGGCCGAGATGGAGGTCCGCTCTCTCACCGGTGTCGGTGTGGAGAAGGCCGTCTCGCACTAA
- a CDS encoding DUF485 domain-containing protein, translating to MTTADLSEGAPQKRRTPDAQAFVDMQASPEFQELRHRLRSFVFPMTAFFLTWYAAYVLLATYAPEFMATKVIGNVNLGIILGLGQFVTTFVITALYVKFANRELDPRSSAIRDELEGPLQ from the coding sequence GTGACCACAGCCGACCTCAGTGAGGGCGCACCGCAGAAGCGGCGCACCCCTGATGCGCAAGCCTTCGTAGACATGCAGGCGAGCCCGGAGTTCCAGGAGTTGCGACACCGCCTGCGCAGTTTCGTCTTCCCGATGACGGCGTTCTTCCTCACCTGGTACGCGGCGTACGTCCTGCTCGCCACGTACGCCCCCGAGTTCATGGCGACCAAGGTGATCGGCAACGTCAACCTGGGCATCATCCTCGGTCTCGGCCAGTTCGTGACCACGTTCGTGATCACCGCGCTGTACGTCAAATTCGCCAACCGGGAACTCGATCCCCGCTCCTCCGCGATCCGCGACGAGCTGGAAGGACCGCTCCAGTGA
- a CDS encoding SRPBCC family protein, producing the protein MAKLTVKTDVPLSPQDTWDKASNLRDFDKWFVVHDGWRGELPETLTAGTELSSVVTVKGLRNRVKWTIKEYDAPNRIVLKGDGKGGVKLGLVLDVKAKGDASEVAFTIELGGAPLFGPIGSGVAKALKGDIEKSLQTFVELYA; encoded by the coding sequence ATGGCGAAACTCACGGTCAAGACCGACGTTCCCCTCAGCCCCCAGGACACCTGGGACAAGGCCTCGAATCTGCGGGACTTCGACAAGTGGTTCGTGGTCCACGACGGCTGGCGCGGCGAACTGCCCGAGACCCTCACTGCTGGAACCGAGCTCAGTTCCGTCGTCACGGTGAAGGGCCTCCGCAACCGCGTGAAGTGGACGATCAAGGAGTACGACGCCCCCAACCGCATCGTCCTGAAGGGCGACGGCAAGGGTGGCGTGAAGCTCGGACTGGTGCTCGACGTCAAGGCGAAGGGCGACGCCTCCGAGGTGGCGTTCACCATCGAACTCGGTGGCGCACCCCTCTTCGGCCCCATCGGCTCGGGTGTCGCGAAGGCGCTGAAGGGCGACATCGAGAAATCCCTGCAGACGTTCGTCGAGCTGTACGCCTGA
- a CDS encoding ATP-dependent DNA ligase, with translation MYWRREERVATAGTRQLTVEGHRLSLTNLGKVLYPESGTAKGEVIDYYSRIAPAMLPHVVDRPATRKRWPNGVDSEPFFEKNLAASAPGWLERRALEHSDRSVHYPLLNSVAALVWAGQQAALELHVPQWRFDGSHRGPATRIVFDLDPGPGVGLAECAEVARAVRDLVANLGWTAYPVTSGSKGIHLYVPLDRKLDGSGASTVAKQVATGLEKLRPELVTATMAKAVRAGKVFVDWSQNNPSKTTIAPYSLRGRSQPYVAAPRSWDELDDPDLRQLRFEEVLERWESDGDLLAGLDPPLEDAAALAEYRRKRDPGRTPEPMPHTVQPGNGNSFVIQEHHARRLHYDLRLERDGVLVSWAVPKNVPTTTGENRLAVHTEDHPLEYLTFSGSIPKGEYGGGQMTIWDTGTYDTEKWRDDEVIVQLHGEQVEGRFALIRTKGDQWLMHLMKDQTPGGSRSSELPRGLSPMLASPGTLDGLDADEWAFEGKWDGIRVIAEISGGELKMTSRAGNDKTGDYAQLGWLADSLEDHEVVLDGEVVAFDERGVANFGLLQQGNEPHFLAFDVLYLDGVSLLRKKYTDRRRVLEALAAKVDDLDVPPQLYGSAQEALDESRGKGWEGVVAKRRESVYLPGKRGSSWIKVKNWRTQEAVIGGWRRGQGGRSSGIGSVLLGVPENDGLRYIGRVGTGFTERDLQELASTLGPLETDTSPFVEDLPTADRKGAVWVTPTLVAEVRFMDWTGSRRLRHPSWRGLRDDKSPEDVEVES, from the coding sequence ATGTATTGGCGGAGGGAGGAACGCGTGGCCACAGCGGGAACTCGGCAACTGACGGTCGAAGGGCATCGCCTGTCCCTGACCAACCTCGGCAAGGTCCTCTACCCGGAGTCGGGCACCGCGAAGGGTGAGGTGATCGACTACTACTCGCGGATCGCGCCGGCCATGCTGCCGCACGTCGTGGACCGTCCCGCCACCCGCAAACGCTGGCCCAACGGGGTGGACAGCGAGCCGTTCTTCGAGAAGAACCTCGCGGCCTCCGCACCGGGATGGCTGGAGCGCCGCGCACTCGAGCACTCGGATCGTTCCGTGCACTACCCGCTTCTGAACTCGGTCGCGGCCCTCGTGTGGGCGGGACAGCAGGCCGCACTCGAACTGCATGTGCCGCAGTGGCGGTTCGACGGGTCGCATCGGGGTCCGGCGACCCGCATCGTCTTCGACCTCGACCCCGGACCCGGTGTGGGTCTCGCCGAATGCGCGGAGGTGGCACGGGCCGTGCGCGACCTGGTCGCGAACCTCGGCTGGACCGCGTACCCGGTCACCAGCGGCAGCAAGGGCATTCACCTGTACGTGCCGCTCGACCGGAAGCTGGACGGTTCGGGCGCGTCGACCGTCGCGAAGCAGGTGGCGACGGGACTGGAGAAACTGCGCCCCGAACTCGTCACCGCGACCATGGCCAAGGCGGTGCGCGCGGGCAAGGTATTCGTCGACTGGAGCCAGAACAATCCGTCCAAGACGACCATCGCCCCGTACTCGCTGCGCGGGCGCTCCCAGCCGTACGTCGCGGCGCCGCGCAGCTGGGACGAACTCGACGACCCCGACCTCCGGCAGCTGCGGTTCGAGGAAGTGCTCGAACGGTGGGAGTCGGACGGCGATCTGCTCGCCGGACTCGATCCGCCGCTCGAGGACGCCGCCGCCCTCGCCGAGTACCGCCGCAAGCGTGATCCCGGACGGACACCCGAGCCGATGCCGCACACGGTGCAGCCGGGGAACGGCAACAGCTTCGTCATCCAGGAACATCACGCCCGGCGGCTCCATTACGACCTGCGACTGGAACGGGACGGGGTTCTCGTGTCGTGGGCGGTGCCGAAGAACGTGCCGACGACGACGGGGGAGAATCGCCTGGCCGTGCACACCGAGGACCATCCGCTCGAATACCTCACGTTCTCCGGGAGCATCCCGAAGGGCGAGTATGGGGGCGGCCAGATGACCATCTGGGACACGGGCACGTACGACACCGAGAAGTGGCGGGACGACGAGGTGATCGTCCAGTTGCACGGTGAGCAGGTGGAGGGCCGGTTCGCGCTGATCCGCACGAAGGGCGACCAGTGGCTGATGCACCTGATGAAGGACCAGACGCCGGGCGGGTCGCGGTCGTCGGAACTGCCGCGCGGGTTGTCGCCGATGCTCGCGAGCCCCGGCACCCTCGACGGCCTCGACGCCGACGAGTGGGCTTTCGAGGGGAAGTGGGACGGCATCAGGGTGATCGCCGAGATCAGTGGCGGCGAGCTGAAGATGACGAGCCGCGCGGGCAACGACAAGACCGGGGACTACGCGCAATTGGGTTGGCTGGCAGATTCTCTCGAAGACCACGAGGTGGTCCTGGACGGCGAAGTGGTCGCGTTCGACGAGCGGGGTGTCGCGAACTTCGGTCTGCTGCAGCAGGGCAACGAGCCGCACTTCCTCGCGTTCGACGTGCTGTACCTCGACGGAGTGTCGTTGCTGCGCAAGAAGTACACCGACCGGCGCCGCGTCCTCGAGGCGCTGGCGGCCAAGGTCGACGACCTGGACGTGCCGCCGCAACTGTACGGGTCCGCGCAGGAAGCCCTGGACGAGAGTCGCGGCAAGGGGTGGGAAGGTGTGGTGGCCAAACGCCGCGAATCCGTGTACCTGCCGGGCAAGCGGGGGTCGAGCTGGATCAAGGTGAAGAACTGGCGCACACAGGAAGCCGTGATCGGCGGGTGGCGCCGCGGTCAGGGCGGGCGGTCCAGCGGCATCGGTTCGGTGCTGCTCGGCGTCCCCGAGAACGACGGCCTGCGCTACATCGGACGCGTCGGAACCGGGTTCACCGAACGGGATCTGCAGGAACTCGCATCCACCCTGGGACCGCTCGAAACCGACACCAGCCCGTTCGTCGAAGATCTGCCCACCGCCGACCGCAAGGGGGCCGTGTGGGTGACCCCCACCCTCGTCGCGGAGGTGCGGTTCATGGATTGGACCGGCTCGCGAAGACTGCGGCACCCCAGCTGGCGTGGGCTCCGGGACGACAAGTCACCCGAAGACGTCGAGGTGGAGTCCTAA
- a CDS encoding transporter substrate-binding domain-containing protein, with translation MHRGPKTAAAAISAALTLLAGSCSTDTTAQVDSQAEASTIPEAFTKLPSTRAVGDCAPGSGITAQDGVVTIATDSPSYRPWFVDGDPSNGKGYEGAVAREVVEKLGYGPDQVHFETVDFNDALAAGEKDFDFAIDQFTIVDTRRETVDFSSPYYAVTQSVLALKNSPAARAKSLADLAPFRLGAQVGSTSFDAIAQTVQPRQAPVSFATTDDAKAALAAGTIDALVVDIPTGFQITANEVKDSVLVGQFPRPNAVTEFFGLVLEKNSPLTACVSAAVDSLYADGTLDALAAEWITDTGGAHVLD, from the coding sequence GTGCACCGAGGTCCCAAGACAGCCGCCGCCGCTATATCCGCTGCACTGACATTGCTCGCCGGATCCTGCTCCACCGACACCACGGCGCAGGTCGACTCGCAGGCCGAGGCGTCGACGATTCCCGAAGCGTTCACCAAACTTCCGTCCACCCGGGCGGTCGGCGACTGCGCCCCCGGCAGCGGCATCACCGCACAGGACGGCGTGGTCACCATCGCCACCGACAGCCCGTCGTACCGGCCGTGGTTCGTCGACGGCGACCCGTCCAACGGCAAGGGCTACGAGGGCGCCGTCGCGCGGGAAGTGGTCGAGAAGCTGGGATACGGTCCGGACCAGGTGCACTTCGAGACCGTCGACTTCAACGACGCGCTGGCGGCCGGCGAGAAGGATTTCGACTTCGCCATCGACCAGTTCACGATCGTCGACACCCGGCGTGAGACGGTCGATTTCAGTTCGCCGTATTACGCCGTCACGCAGTCGGTGCTGGCGCTGAAGAACTCTCCCGCGGCGCGCGCCAAGTCGCTGGCCGATCTCGCGCCGTTCCGCCTCGGGGCGCAGGTGGGGTCCACGAGTTTCGACGCCATCGCGCAGACGGTGCAGCCCCGCCAGGCACCGGTCAGTTTCGCCACCACCGACGACGCCAAGGCCGCCCTGGCCGCGGGCACCATCGACGCGCTGGTGGTGGACATCCCGACCGGGTTTCAGATCACCGCCAACGAGGTGAAGGACAGCGTTCTCGTCGGTCAGTTCCCGCGTCCGAACGCCGTCACCGAATTCTTCGGTCTCGTGCTGGAGAAGAACAGCCCGCTCACGGCGTGCGTCTCCGCGGCCGTCGATTCCCTCTACGCCGACGGGACGCTGGACGCCCTTGCCGCCGAGTGGATCACCGACACCGGCGGCGCGCACGTCCTCGATTGA